The following coding sequences are from one Streptomyces dengpaensis window:
- a CDS encoding DeoR/GlpR family DNA-binding transcription regulator: protein MFAAERRQLILEMVRANGAVSLRELARVVQTSEVTVRRDVRALEAEGLLDRRHGGAVLPGGFTRESGFPQKSHLATAEKTAIADLAAGLVEEGEAIVVGAGTTTQELARRLARVPGLTVVTNSLLVAQALAHANRVEVVMTGGTLRGSNYALVGSGAEQSLQGLRVSRAFLSGSGLTAERGLSTSNMLSASVDRALVQAAAEVVVLADHTKLGTDTMFQTVPTDLITRLVTDEPPPHDDRAATELQALADQGVQIAVAGSSSSGGAGGDPVPAGRQPRRDVPLPGPRRGQVVPGTGPQLRSATALGEQPQGERARVADLRRR from the coding sequence GTGTTCGCTGCAGAACGTCGCCAATTGATCCTCGAAATGGTGCGAGCGAATGGAGCGGTGTCGCTCCGTGAGCTCGCCCGCGTCGTCCAGACCTCCGAAGTGACCGTACGGCGGGACGTGCGCGCACTGGAGGCAGAAGGACTCCTCGACCGCCGACACGGCGGTGCGGTATTGCCGGGCGGGTTTACGCGGGAGTCCGGCTTTCCGCAGAAATCGCATCTCGCGACCGCCGAGAAGACGGCCATCGCCGATCTCGCCGCGGGTCTCGTCGAAGAGGGCGAGGCCATCGTGGTGGGTGCGGGTACGACCACGCAGGAGCTGGCTCGCCGGCTCGCGCGGGTGCCCGGGCTGACCGTCGTCACCAACTCCCTGTTGGTGGCCCAGGCGTTGGCCCACGCCAACCGTGTGGAGGTCGTGATGACCGGCGGCACTCTGCGCGGTTCCAACTACGCCCTGGTCGGCTCCGGCGCCGAGCAGTCCCTCCAGGGGCTGCGCGTCTCCCGGGCCTTCCTTTCCGGCAGCGGGCTGACCGCCGAGCGCGGTCTGTCCACGTCCAACATGCTCTCGGCGTCCGTCGACCGCGCGCTGGTCCAGGCCGCCGCCGAGGTCGTCGTCCTCGCCGACCACACCAAGCTCGGTACGGACACGATGTTCCAGACCGTGCCGACCGACCTGATCACGCGCCTGGTCACGGACGAGCCGCCGCCGCACGACGACCGCGCGGCCACCGAACTGCAGGCCCTGGCGGACCAGGGCGTACAGATCGCGGTGGCCGGTTCATCCAGCTCGGGCGGCGCGGGAGGCGATCCCGTCCCGGCGGGGCGCCAGCCACGCCGGGACGTACCACTCCCCGGGCCGCGCCGCGGCCAGGTGGTACCCGGCACGGGCCCGCAACTGCGCAGCGCGACGGCCCTGGGCGAACAGCCCCAGGGGGAGCGGGCGCGGGTGGCGGACTTGCGCCGCCGCTGA
- a CDS encoding gamma-glutamylcyclotransferase, with product MSLYAAYAGNLDPRLMTRRAPHSPLRATGWLNGWRLTFGGEHMGWEGALATIVEAPRSQVFVALYDIAPLDEDSMDRWEGVGLDIYRRMRVRVDTLEGEEPAWVYVLNGYEGGLPSARYLGEIADAAESAGAPHDYVMELRKRPC from the coding sequence ATGTCGCTCTACGCCGCGTACGCCGGCAATCTCGACCCGCGGCTCATGACGCGCCGCGCTCCACATTCGCCGCTGCGCGCCACCGGCTGGCTGAACGGCTGGCGGCTGACCTTCGGGGGCGAGCACATGGGCTGGGAGGGCGCGCTCGCGACGATCGTCGAGGCACCGCGGTCCCAGGTGTTCGTGGCGCTGTACGACATCGCACCCCTGGACGAGGACTCCATGGACCGCTGGGAGGGCGTGGGCCTCGACATATACCGGCGCATGCGGGTACGCGTGGACACGCTGGAGGGGGAGGAGCCGGCGTGGGTGTACGTGCTCAACGGGTACGAGGGGGGGCTGCCGTCGGCGCGGTACCTCGGGGAGATCGCCGACGCGGCGGAGTCTGCCGGCGCTCCACACGATTACGTGATGGAACTGCGGAAGAGGCCCTGCTGA
- a CDS encoding purine-nucleoside phosphorylase, which yields MNASLLPDDIQGDPYAAADAAATRLRELTGAETHDVALVMGSGWAPAVDALGSPEAEFQVTELPGFPPPAVEGHGGKIRSYKIGDKRALVFLGRTHYYEGRGVAAVAHGVRTAVAAGCKTIVLTNGCGGLREGMRPGQPVLISDHINLTATSPIVGANFVDLTDLYSPRLRALCKEVDPSLEEGVYAQFPGPHYETPAEIRMARVIGADLVGMSTTLEAIAAREAGAEVLGISLVTNLAAGMTGEPLNHEEVLQAGRDSAARMGELLTQVLDRL from the coding sequence GTGAACGCATCTCTTCTTCCGGACGACATCCAGGGCGACCCCTACGCCGCCGCCGACGCCGCCGCCACGCGCCTGCGTGAGCTCACGGGCGCCGAGACCCACGACGTCGCCCTCGTGATGGGCTCCGGCTGGGCCCCGGCCGTGGACGCCCTCGGCTCCCCCGAGGCCGAGTTCCAGGTCACCGAACTGCCCGGGTTCCCCCCGCCGGCGGTCGAGGGCCACGGCGGCAAGATCCGCTCGTACAAGATCGGTGACAAGCGGGCCCTGGTCTTCCTCGGCCGCACCCACTATTACGAGGGCCGCGGTGTCGCCGCCGTCGCGCACGGCGTGCGGACCGCCGTCGCCGCCGGCTGCAAGACCATCGTGCTCACCAACGGCTGCGGCGGGCTCCGCGAGGGCATGCGGCCCGGGCAGCCGGTGCTGATCAGCGACCACATCAACCTGACGGCGACGTCCCCGATCGTCGGCGCGAACTTCGTGGACCTCACCGATCTGTACTCGCCGCGGCTGCGGGCGCTGTGCAAGGAGGTCGACCCCTCGCTCGAGGAGGGCGTGTACGCGCAGTTCCCCGGGCCGCACTACGAGACGCCGGCCGAGATCCGGATGGCCCGGGTCATCGGGGCCGACCTGGTGGGCATGTCGACGACGCTCGAGGCCATCGCCGCGCGTGAGGCGGGTGCGGAGGTGCTCGGTATCTCGCTCGTCACCAACCTCGCCGCCGGCATGACCGGCGAGCCGCTCAACCACGAGGAAGTCCTCCAGGCGGGCCGCGACTCGGCCGCGCGGATGGGTGAGCTTCTGACTCAGGTGCTGGATCGTCTGTAG
- a CDS encoding phospho-sugar mutase: MQDELIARAKAWLAEDPDADTREELAQLIDAEDVHELAARFSGTLQFGTAGLRGELGAGPMRMNRSVVIRAAAGLAAYLKAKGVTDGLVVIGYDARHKSADFARDTAAVITGAGLRAAVLPRPLPTPVLAYAIRLLGAAAGVEVTASHNPPRDNGYKVYLGDGSQIVPPADAEIAAEIDAVRALADVPRPDSGWQTLDEDTLDAYLERTDAVLAEDSPRTARTVYTAMHGVGTEVLLAAFARAGFPEPVLVTEQADPDPNFPTVAFPNPEEPGAMDLAFAKARETDPDLIIANDPDADRCAVAVKDRGDWRMLRGDEVGALLAQHLVNHGARGTFAESIVSSSLLGRIAGKAGLPYEETLTGFKWIARVEGLRYGYEEALGYCVDPEGVRDKDGITAALLITELASELKEQGRTLVDLLDDIAVEYGLHATDQLSVRVEDLSVIANAMRRLREQPPTELAGLAITNAEDLTKGTDKLPATDGLRYTLDGARVIVRPSGTEPKLKCYLEVVVPVGTRDGLPAAHAKAAELLSAIKRDLSAAAGI; the protein is encoded by the coding sequence GTGCAGGACGAACTCATCGCGCGGGCCAAGGCGTGGCTGGCCGAGGATCCCGACGCGGACACCCGTGAGGAACTCGCCCAGCTCATCGACGCCGAGGACGTCCATGAGCTTGCCGCCCGCTTCAGCGGCACCCTCCAGTTCGGCACCGCGGGGCTGAGAGGGGAGCTCGGTGCCGGGCCCATGCGGATGAACCGCTCCGTGGTCATCCGGGCGGCGGCCGGCCTCGCCGCCTACCTCAAGGCAAAGGGCGTGACCGACGGCCTGGTCGTCATCGGCTACGACGCCCGGCACAAGTCGGCGGACTTCGCCCGGGACACGGCGGCCGTCATCACGGGCGCCGGTCTGCGCGCCGCCGTACTGCCCCGCCCCCTCCCCACCCCCGTCCTCGCCTACGCCATAAGGCTCCTGGGCGCGGCGGCGGGCGTGGAGGTCACCGCCAGCCACAACCCGCCCCGCGACAACGGCTACAAGGTCTACCTGGGGGACGGTTCACAGATCGTTCCGCCGGCCGACGCCGAGATCGCGGCCGAGATCGACGCCGTCCGCGCCCTCGCCGACGTGCCCCGCCCGGACTCCGGCTGGCAGACCCTCGACGAGGACACGCTCGACGCCTACCTGGAGCGTACGGACGCCGTCCTGGCGGAGGACTCCCCCCGCACCGCCCGGACCGTGTACACGGCGATGCACGGCGTCGGCACGGAGGTCCTCCTCGCCGCCTTCGCCCGCGCCGGCTTCCCGGAGCCCGTCCTCGTCACCGAACAGGCCGACCCCGACCCGAACTTCCCGACCGTCGCCTTCCCCAACCCGGAAGAGCCCGGCGCCATGGACCTCGCCTTCGCGAAGGCCCGCGAGACCGACCCCGACCTGATCATCGCCAACGACCCCGACGCGGACCGCTGCGCCGTCGCGGTCAAGGACCGTGGCGACTGGCGCATGCTGCGCGGCGACGAGGTCGGGGCCCTGCTCGCCCAGCACCTGGTCAACCACGGTGCCCGCGGCACCTTCGCCGAGTCCATCGTGTCCTCCTCCCTGCTCGGCCGGATCGCCGGGAAGGCAGGCCTGCCGTACGAGGAGACCCTCACCGGCTTCAAGTGGATCGCCCGCGTCGAGGGTCTGCGGTACGGGTACGAGGAGGCCCTCGGCTACTGCGTCGACCCCGAGGGCGTACGCGACAAGGACGGCATCACGGCGGCGCTGCTCATCACCGAGCTCGCCTCCGAGCTGAAGGAGCAGGGGCGCACCCTCGTCGACCTCCTCGACGACATCGCCGTCGAATACGGGCTGCACGCCACCGACCAGCTCTCGGTGCGCGTGGAGGACCTCTCGGTCATCGCGAACGCCATGCGGCGCCTGCGTGAGCAGCCGCCGACGGAGCTCGCGGGCCTGGCGATCACGAACGCCGAGGACCTGACGAAGGGTACGGACAAGCTGCCTGCGACGGACGGCCTGCGCTACACGCTGGACGGCGCCCGCGTCATCGTCCGCCCGAGCGGCACGGAGCCCAAGCTGAAGTGCTACCTGGAGGTCGTGGTGCCGGTGGGCACCCGGGACGGCCTCCCCGCGGCCCACGCGAAGGCCGCCGAGCTGCTGTCGGCGATCAAGCGGGACCTGTCGGCGGCAGCCGGTATCTGA
- a CDS encoding PH domain-containing protein yields the protein MTTSRPESKDRIYRSPAGMAGGVLLLVIAGWLGIDALIAGQGRTPWQALAALILIVPLVCAFTLRPAVYANEDRLRVRNPFRVIVLPWSKVASLRSGYSNEVVDTSGTKYQLWAIPVSLRARKKVARQQARGATADGRGSRTPAFGRTAPAPAAPSRATTDQIMDDLRELSEARASEESAQGEVSVRWAYEVMVPAAAGAILLAILLAMG from the coding sequence ATGACCACCTCGCGACCCGAGTCGAAGGACCGGATCTACCGGTCGCCCGCCGGCATGGCGGGCGGTGTGCTCCTGCTCGTCATCGCGGGCTGGCTCGGCATCGACGCGCTGATCGCGGGGCAGGGCCGCACTCCCTGGCAGGCCCTCGCCGCGCTGATCCTCATCGTCCCGCTGGTGTGCGCGTTCACCCTGCGCCCCGCGGTCTACGCGAACGAGGACCGGTTGCGCGTCCGCAACCCGTTCCGCGTCATCGTGCTGCCCTGGAGCAAGGTCGCCTCCCTGCGTTCGGGCTACTCCAACGAGGTGGTCGACACCTCCGGCACGAAGTACCAGCTGTGGGCGATCCCCGTCTCCCTGCGCGCCCGCAAGAAGGTGGCCAGGCAGCAGGCACGGGGCGCCACGGCGGACGGCCGGGGCAGCCGTACGCCAGCGTTCGGCCGCACGGCCCCCGCACCCGCCGCGCCGTCCCGCGCCACGACCGACCAGATCATGGACGACCTGCGCGAGCTGTCCGAGGCGAGGGCGTCCGAGGAGAGCGCGCAGGGCGAGGTCAGCGTGCGATGGGCGTACGAGGTGATGGTCCCCGCGGCGGCCGGCGCGATCCTGCTGGCCATCCTGCTGGCCATGGGCTGA
- the deoC gene encoding deoxyribose-phosphate aldolase — MSTTAHALGDVTASDSTLRRFLHGLPGVDTVGLEARAASLGTRSIKTTAKAYAIDLAISMVDLTTLEGADTPGKVRALGAKAVHPDPTDRTTPTTAAVCVYPDMVATAKEAVAGSGVKVASVATAFPAGRAALGVKLADVRDAVAAGADEIDMVIDRGAFLAGHYMKVYDEIVAVKEASGAARLKVIFETGELSTYDNIRRASWLGMLAGADFIKTSTGKVAVNATPANTLLMLEAVRDFRAQTGIQVGVKPAGGIRTTKDAIKFLVLVNETAGEDWLDNHWFRFGASSLLNDLLMQRQKLATGRYSGPDYVTVD; from the coding sequence ATGTCCACCACTGCACACGCACTCGGCGACGTGACCGCGTCCGACAGCACGCTGCGCCGCTTCCTCCACGGGCTCCCCGGCGTCGACACGGTCGGCCTGGAGGCGCGCGCCGCCTCGCTCGGTACCCGTTCCATCAAGACGACCGCGAAGGCGTACGCCATCGACCTCGCCATCTCGATGGTCGACCTGACGACGCTGGAAGGCGCGGACACCCCGGGCAAGGTCCGGGCGCTCGGCGCCAAGGCGGTCCACCCGGACCCGACCGACCGTACGACGCCGACGACGGCCGCGGTCTGCGTCTACCCCGACATGGTGGCCACCGCCAAGGAAGCCGTCGCCGGCTCCGGCGTGAAGGTCGCCTCCGTCGCCACCGCCTTCCCGGCGGGCCGCGCCGCGCTCGGCGTGAAGCTGGCCGACGTGCGCGACGCCGTCGCCGCGGGCGCCGACGAGATCGACATGGTCATCGACCGCGGAGCCTTCCTCGCGGGCCACTACATGAAGGTGTACGACGAGATCGTCGCCGTGAAGGAGGCCTCGGGGGCGGCTCGCCTCAAGGTCATCTTCGAGACCGGTGAGCTGTCGACGTACGACAACATCCGGCGGGCCAGCTGGCTCGGCATGCTGGCGGGCGCCGACTTCATCAAGACCTCGACCGGCAAGGTCGCCGTCAACGCGACCCCGGCCAACACGCTCCTCATGCTGGAGGCCGTCCGCGACTTCCGCGCCCAGACCGGCATCCAGGTCGGCGTGAAGCCCGCAGGCGGCATCCGCACCACCAAGGACGCCATCAAGTTCCTGGTCCTGGTGAACGAGACGGCGGGCGAGGACTGGCTGGACAACCACTGGTTCCGCTTCGGCGCCTCCTCGCTCCTGAACGACCTGCTGATGCAGCGTCAGAAGCTGGCCACCGGCCGCTACTCCGGCCCCGACTACGTGACGGTGGACTGA